From the Maioricimonas rarisocia genome, one window contains:
- a CDS encoding DUF1552 domain-containing protein: MIISKKSLPRRTMLKGMGAAVALPLLDAMVPALTAEAATPAAPSALRRLGYVYMPMGCDISRWALKGDDLSELSPTLAPLAPVREQVAVLSNMELKNAYPGTHATSNSAFLSCARAKRTESTDYYLGTTVDQIAARSIGRQTQLPSLEMSMDLMETVGQCDNGYACVYQNNLSWSSPTTPLPSEAHPRLVFETLFGDGGSPEDRQAALKRRASLLDSVTAEFRQLQKSLGPSDRARVSEYLDSVREVERRIARAEEDAKDNPLPDLDRPVGVPPLYAEHARLMFDLQLLAFQGDITRVITFQLARETSNRTYPEIGVSDPHHPLTHHGNDPKKIAKVAEINRFHVSLFAEFLEKMRSTPEGDGSLLDHSLYLYGSGMGDPNVHDHQDLPIIVAGGAAGRMQGDRHIRFENPAPLANLHLTLLQKVGLDLDAFADSQGPVDDLFAPISL, translated from the coding sequence ATGATCATTTCGAAGAAGTCACTGCCCCGCCGCACCATGCTCAAGGGAATGGGCGCCGCCGTGGCACTGCCGCTGCTCGACGCCATGGTCCCCGCCCTCACCGCCGAGGCCGCGACGCCCGCTGCGCCGTCCGCGCTGCGACGGCTCGGCTATGTCTACATGCCGATGGGATGTGATATCTCCCGCTGGGCCCTCAAGGGAGACGATCTGAGCGAACTCTCGCCGACGCTCGCCCCGCTGGCGCCCGTTCGCGAGCAGGTCGCCGTCCTGTCGAACATGGAGCTCAAGAACGCCTATCCCGGCACGCACGCCACGTCGAACTCGGCATTCCTCAGCTGTGCCCGGGCGAAGCGGACCGAGAGCACCGACTACTACCTCGGCACGACCGTCGATCAGATCGCGGCCCGCTCGATCGGCCGGCAGACGCAGCTTCCGTCGCTCGAGATGTCGATGGACCTGATGGAAACCGTCGGGCAGTGTGACAACGGCTATGCCTGCGTGTACCAGAACAATCTGTCCTGGTCGTCTCCCACAACGCCTCTTCCGTCCGAGGCACACCCCCGCCTCGTGTTCGAGACGCTGTTCGGCGACGGCGGCAGTCCGGAAGACCGGCAGGCGGCACTGAAGCGGAGAGCCAGCCTGCTTGACTCGGTGACCGCGGAATTCCGGCAACTGCAGAAGTCGCTCGGCCCCTCCGACCGCGCCCGGGTCAGCGAGTATCTCGATAGTGTTCGCGAAGTCGAACGCCGCATCGCCCGCGCCGAGGAGGACGCGAAAGACAATCCTCTGCCCGATCTCGATCGCCCTGTCGGCGTTCCTCCCTTGTACGCCGAGCATGCCCGGCTGATGTTCGACCTGCAGCTGCTTGCCTTCCAGGGGGACATCACGCGCGTCATCACATTCCAGCTCGCCCGCGAAACGAGTAACCGGACGTACCCTGAAATCGGCGTGTCCGATCCGCACCATCCGCTCACGCACCACGGCAACGATCCGAAGAAGATCGCCAAGGTCGCGGAGATCAACCGGTTCCACGTCTCGCTGTTCGCTGAGTTCCTCGAGAAGATGCGATCCACACCAGAAGGGGACGGATCGCTGCTCGACCATTCGCTCTACCTGTACGGCAGCGGCATGGGCGACCCTAACGTTCACGATCACCAGGACCTGCCCATCATTGTCGCCGGTGGAGCCGCGGGACGGATGCAGGGAGACCGGCACATCCGGTTCGAGAACCCGGCACCGCTGGCGAACCTGCACCTGACGCTGCTGCAGAAGGTCGGCCTCGATCTCGACGCCTTTGCCGACAGCCAGGGCCCGGTCGACGACCTGTTCGCCCCGATTTCGCTGTAA
- a CDS encoding PVC-type heme-binding CxxCH protein, whose translation MPQRYSRILHVAICLLHATAVAADDFPQVYDSERAADLQPMSAAEAAARMQVPDGFHVDLFAAEPDVRNPIAMAWDERGRLWIAENYTYAERPLRFDRSLRDRVLVFEDSDGDGRADSRKVFTDSVQMLTSVEVGRGGVWLMCPPQLLFFPDANGDDVPDGPAQVMLDGFDIGPDSYHNFANGLRWGPDGWLYGRCGHSCPGRIGLPGTPDEQRIPLDGGVWRFHPERKTVEVVCHGTVNPWGYDWDRHGELFLINTVIGHLWHVLPGAHMQESFGESMNPAVYERLDMIADHYHYDRSGSWTESRDGAANEYGGGHAHIGAMIYQGDRWPKEYRDRLYTINMHGRRANRERIERHGAGYIGRHEPDFFIAEDPFFRGLDLSIGPDGHLYVIDWSDTGECHEQTGVHRSSGRIFRIRYGDDNTTATKPLPKPYCLGGEGPLPELWRRYQAGDITRDELRKRLRDPDEHVRVWAIRLLTDFWPLDTIVGPRPDADYPNEPQTREALVRMAREDESGLVHLTLASTLQRLPVEHRAELAQALLTHEQHAGDRDLPLMVWFGLMPLGDEDPTAIASLAVDCRWPRMIRWMARNVASHVDERPAALENLLNEASGFDGERQMNVLLGMQDAFRGRRKVNEPAGWKAFANTDDARQYPDVVRELATLFGDGRALEEIRRIVRDRNVEMQQRQAALETLIRARPDDLRQVCQSLLNVRLLNATAAGGLALYDDPEIGRDLARNYRRFHADDRPGILELLVSRPSFAGALLDQIGAGRMATSELTAVHARQILSLGDEDLKRRLQEVWGELRESPADRRQQMEELRRQLAPSVLASADLSAGRALFARTCAQCHMLYGDGKKIGPDLTGSQRTNLDYLLQNIVDPSAVVGKDYRMTVIETVDGRVLNGLVVSRNDERLVLQTATEQKAIRTADIEEIAETNRSAMPDGLLQNLSEEQIRDLFGYLMHPGQVPLPVESVKR comes from the coding sequence ATGCCCCAACGCTATTCCCGCATTCTGCATGTTGCGATCTGCCTGCTGCACGCAACCGCTGTTGCCGCCGACGACTTTCCCCAGGTCTACGACAGCGAGCGGGCTGCCGACCTGCAGCCCATGTCTGCTGCGGAAGCCGCCGCGCGAATGCAGGTTCCCGACGGCTTCCACGTCGATCTGTTTGCTGCCGAGCCGGATGTTCGCAATCCGATCGCGATGGCCTGGGACGAGCGCGGCCGACTCTGGATCGCGGAGAACTACACCTACGCCGAACGCCCCCTTCGCTTCGACCGGTCGCTGCGCGATCGCGTGCTGGTCTTCGAAGACAGCGACGGGGACGGCCGGGCTGACTCCCGTAAGGTCTTCACCGACAGCGTGCAGATGCTCACGAGCGTCGAAGTTGGCCGGGGCGGCGTCTGGCTGATGTGCCCGCCGCAGCTGCTGTTCTTTCCGGATGCCAACGGGGACGATGTTCCCGACGGTCCCGCACAGGTGATGCTCGATGGCTTCGACATCGGGCCGGACAGCTATCACAACTTCGCCAACGGCCTGCGGTGGGGACCGGACGGATGGTTGTACGGCCGTTGCGGTCACTCCTGCCCCGGACGGATCGGTCTCCCCGGGACGCCCGACGAACAGCGCATCCCGCTCGACGGAGGCGTCTGGCGGTTTCATCCGGAGCGAAAGACCGTCGAGGTTGTCTGCCACGGGACCGTCAATCCCTGGGGGTACGACTGGGACCGCCACGGCGAGCTGTTTCTCATCAACACCGTGATCGGCCACCTGTGGCACGTTCTGCCCGGAGCCCACATGCAGGAGTCCTTCGGCGAGAGCATGAATCCGGCCGTCTATGAGCGACTGGACATGATTGCCGATCACTACCACTACGATCGTAGCGGCAGCTGGACCGAGAGCCGCGACGGTGCGGCGAACGAGTACGGCGGCGGGCACGCGCACATCGGTGCGATGATCTATCAGGGGGATCGCTGGCCGAAGGAGTACCGGGACCGGCTGTACACGATCAACATGCATGGCCGCCGGGCGAATCGGGAACGCATCGAACGGCATGGCGCCGGATACATCGGCCGGCACGAGCCGGACTTCTTCATCGCGGAGGATCCGTTCTTTCGCGGACTCGACCTGTCCATCGGGCCGGACGGACATCTGTACGTCATTGACTGGAGCGACACCGGCGAGTGTCACGAGCAGACCGGCGTGCACCGTTCCAGTGGCCGAATCTTTCGGATCCGCTACGGAGACGACAACACGACAGCTACGAAGCCGCTGCCCAAGCCGTACTGCCTTGGCGGAGAGGGGCCATTGCCGGAGTTGTGGCGGCGGTACCAGGCGGGCGACATCACGCGGGACGAGCTGCGGAAGCGATTGCGCGATCCGGACGAGCATGTCCGCGTGTGGGCGATCCGATTGCTGACCGACTTCTGGCCGCTCGACACGATTGTTGGGCCGCGGCCCGATGCGGACTATCCGAATGAGCCACAGACTCGCGAGGCACTGGTCCGCATGGCCCGGGAGGATGAGTCGGGCCTTGTGCATCTGACGCTGGCATCCACGCTGCAGCGACTACCGGTTGAGCACCGTGCCGAACTGGCCCAGGCATTGCTGACTCACGAGCAACATGCCGGTGATCGGGATCTGCCGCTGATGGTCTGGTTTGGACTGATGCCGCTTGGCGACGAAGATCCCACGGCAATCGCCAGTCTCGCCGTCGACTGTCGCTGGCCTCGCATGATCCGGTGGATGGCACGCAATGTCGCGTCGCATGTGGATGAGCGTCCCGCTGCACTCGAAAACCTGCTGAACGAGGCGTCCGGTTTCGACGGCGAACGGCAGATGAACGTGCTGTTGGGGATGCAGGATGCGTTTCGCGGTCGTCGGAAGGTCAATGAGCCGGCTGGGTGGAAGGCGTTTGCGAATACGGATGACGCACGGCAGTATCCGGACGTGGTTCGTGAGCTGGCGACGCTCTTCGGCGACGGACGGGCTCTCGAGGAGATCCGGCGGATCGTTCGGGACCGGAACGTCGAGATGCAGCAACGTCAGGCGGCACTGGAAACCCTCATCCGGGCACGGCCCGACGATCTGCGCCAGGTCTGCCAGTCACTGCTGAACGTCCGGCTGCTCAACGCGACCGCAGCGGGAGGACTGGCGCTCTACGACGATCCGGAGATCGGCAGGGACCTGGCTCGCAACTACCGGCGGTTTCACGCGGACGACCGACCCGGCATTCTCGAACTGCTCGTCTCGCGGCCCTCGTTCGCCGGGGCTCTGCTCGATCAGATCGGCGCAGGCCGAATGGCCACGTCCGAACTGACGGCCGTTCACGCCCGGCAGATTCTCAGCCTTGGCGACGAGGATCTGAAGCGGCGGCTGCAGGAGGTCTGGGGAGAACTGCGCGAATCACCCGCCGATCGAAGGCAGCAGATGGAAGAACTGCGCCGGCAGCTCGCTCCGTCCGTCCTGGCGTCTGCGGACCTGAGCGCCGGCCGTGCCCTGTTCGCCCGCACCTGTGCCCAGTGCCACATGCTGTACGGCGACGGCAAGAAGATCGGTCCGGACCTGACCGGCTCTCAGCGAACGAACCTCGACTACCTGCTGCAGAACATCGTCGACCCGAGTGCCGTCGTCGGAAAGGATTACCGCATGACGGTCATCGAGACCGTCGACGGCCGCGTACTGAATGGCCTGGTTGTCTCCCGGAATGACGAGCGACTTGTGCTTCAGACCGCGACCGAGCAGAAGGCGATCCGTACAGCGGACATCGAGGAGATCGCAGAAACGAATCGCTCTGCCATGCCGGACGGCCTGTTGCAGAATCTCTCGGAGGAACAGATTCGCGATCTGTTCGGCTACCTCATGCATCCGGGGCAGGTCCCGCTGCCGGTGGAGTCGGTGAAACGATAG
- a CDS encoding ATP-binding response regulator, whose amino-acid sequence MTTILIVDDNPVEQRYVARVLRSAIEEFEVIYADDGRDAVVALNRQPVDLVLTDLHMPEMNGLELLSVARRQFRDVPIVIMTSRGSEQAATDALRRGAANYIPKKALEAELPDLCSHVLELSRQRREEEEAAAWTVQQRIVFELPSRMLAAAKLARHLQKMCSSTSRLDGTTRARLGVAVEEALLNAVVHGNLEIGSELREFEDESFAELVGQREKQSPYCERTVRVVYESSESEIRFVIRDQGPGFDVAQLPDAASDENLMKASGRGILLMRCFMDEVSFNGEGTEVTMVLRLGVSPGNSADTADAEEPSGQD is encoded by the coding sequence ATGACGACGATTCTGATTGTCGACGACAACCCGGTCGAGCAGCGTTATGTCGCACGGGTTCTGCGATCCGCGATCGAAGAGTTCGAGGTCATCTACGCCGACGACGGTCGGGATGCGGTCGTGGCGCTCAATCGACAACCGGTCGACCTGGTCCTCACCGACCTGCACATGCCGGAGATGAACGGGCTCGAACTCCTTTCGGTTGCCCGCCGGCAGTTCCGCGACGTCCCGATCGTCATCATGACATCGCGTGGAAGCGAGCAGGCGGCAACGGACGCTCTGCGGCGGGGTGCGGCGAACTATATTCCCAAGAAAGCGCTCGAAGCCGAGCTGCCGGATCTCTGCTCGCATGTTCTCGAACTGAGCCGCCAGCGGCGGGAGGAAGAAGAAGCGGCCGCCTGGACCGTCCAGCAGCGCATCGTGTTCGAACTCCCCAGCCGCATGCTTGCTGCCGCGAAACTCGCCCGCCACCTTCAGAAGATGTGCTCATCGACGTCCCGTCTGGATGGAACGACGCGGGCGCGGCTGGGGGTCGCCGTCGAGGAGGCCCTGCTCAACGCCGTCGTGCACGGCAACCTCGAGATTGGATCGGAACTGAGGGAATTCGAGGACGAGAGCTTTGCCGAACTGGTCGGACAGCGGGAGAAGCAGTCCCCCTATTGCGAACGCACGGTCCGTGTCGTCTACGAAAGCAGTGAGTCAGAGATCCGCTTCGTCATTCGCGACCAGGGACCCGGCTTCGATGTCGCACAACTTCCCGACGCGGCTTCGGACGAAAACCTGATGAAGGCGAGCGGCCGCGGCATTCTGCTGATGCGGTGCTTCATGGATGAGGTCTCGTTCAACGGAGAGGGAACCGAAGTCACGATGGTGCTTCGCCTGGGCGTCTCTCCTGGCAATTCGGCCGACACCGCGGATGCCGAAGAACCGTCCGGGCAGGACTGA
- a CDS encoding ABC transporter permease yields MTLPSMIWQELRSRPWAVLSNSLAILLGVAALVAIRHVTVHSEQEVSSQLSELGANILVLPPEATLQDYYAADQNGGTIPEEYVSEIYLAGLTGVEQVSPRLNVPARLGDLDVTLTGILPQSELEAQTAWQTTAMFTAPQAHEGCTHAQVTSVDLDSPDALVTHRAIQNLSRNELVLGADVAARADCAKGDTVEVLGHRYTVLGVLPSTGTVDDSRVFAHLHTVQDSSNSGQVCNAIEVIGCCEDAAGDLVPELRALLPRTRVVTISQVVQTQVGVNRLMANTSWFVLAVLVVVGGASLAGAIAANVRERRREIGTLMALGATPRFVQRLFLGKALVLGLTAGTLGGLIGIATAIVAGPSWAGVTVSVLPATVLLAVLMATLLALVSAWWPARQAAGLDPCLCFQEI; encoded by the coding sequence ATGACGCTACCCTCGATGATCTGGCAGGAACTGCGCTCGCGCCCATGGGCCGTCCTGTCCAACAGTCTGGCAATTCTGCTGGGAGTGGCAGCGCTCGTCGCCATCCGTCACGTCACGGTCCACTCCGAACAGGAGGTGTCCAGTCAGCTGTCCGAGCTGGGCGCCAATATCCTCGTTCTCCCGCCGGAAGCGACACTCCAGGACTACTACGCCGCCGATCAGAACGGCGGCACCATTCCCGAGGAGTACGTTTCCGAGATTTACCTGGCCGGCCTGACCGGCGTGGAACAGGTTTCCCCGCGACTGAACGTGCCGGCTCGCCTGGGCGATCTGGACGTCACGCTGACCGGCATCCTTCCGCAGTCGGAGCTGGAGGCTCAGACGGCCTGGCAGACCACAGCCATGTTCACCGCTCCGCAGGCCCACGAAGGCTGCACCCATGCGCAGGTGACGTCCGTCGATCTCGACAGTCCTGACGCCCTCGTGACGCATCGGGCCATTCAGAACCTCAGCCGCAACGAACTGGTCCTGGGAGCCGACGTCGCCGCTCGGGCCGACTGCGCCAAAGGAGACACGGTCGAGGTACTCGGCCACCGATACACGGTCCTCGGGGTGCTGCCCTCGACGGGGACGGTCGATGATTCGCGGGTGTTCGCGCATCTGCATACCGTTCAGGATTCGTCGAACAGCGGACAGGTCTGCAACGCGATCGAAGTCATCGGCTGCTGCGAAGACGCCGCGGGGGACCTTGTCCCGGAACTCAGGGCACTGCTCCCCAGGACCCGGGTCGTCACGATCTCTCAGGTCGTGCAGACACAGGTGGGCGTCAATCGTCTGATGGCGAACACGTCCTGGTTCGTCCTGGCCGTCCTGGTTGTCGTGGGAGGTGCCAGTCTGGCCGGCGCCATTGCGGCCAACGTGCGGGAACGCCGCCGGGAAATCGGCACGCTCATGGCTCTGGGAGCGACTCCCCGTTTCGTGCAGCGTCTGTTCCTCGGCAAAGCCCTCGTTCTCGGCTTGACCGCCGGGACCCTGGGAGGCCTGATCGGAATCGCCACCGCGATCGTGGCTGGTCCCAGCTGGGCCGGCGTGACGGTGTCTGTTCTGCCGGCAACGGTGCTGCTGGCGGTGCTCATGGCCACACTGCTGGCACTCGTCTCGGCTTGGTGGCCGGCGCGTCAGGCAGCCGGGCTCGATCCGTGCCTCTGCTTCCAGGAGATCTGA
- a CDS encoding PAS domain S-box protein — MSSQFRDEPDPPGAAEHPRVIQWSSDDESLDPTQVLSETMVGPSGDSGENLAARLHALRQCGFADASSIDVFDRIARLATRLLKTPVALVSLVDDRRQFFVGAIGLQEPWSSRRETPLSHSFCQHVVSAGQPLVVSHAGEHPLVCENLAVSELGVQAYLGVPIRTPGDIVIGSLCAIDSRPRRWLQHELELLDELAMATSAEVAVRWNLTEQRRMTAALRASEAQFRNCFEQSPIGLALVGLDGRWLRVNDALCRIVGYDRDELLEIDFQTITHPDDLDSDLDQVDAVIRGEINDYRMEKRYLHKDGHEVWVRLSVSMVRGDEGQPLNFMAQIEDISARKQADKALRQSEERFRLAVDGANDGVWDWNITTNECYFSPRFKQLLGFEDDEFPNHASSWEARLHPDDRARVFEEVQQHFRSRTRYQVEYRMQTRDGHYRWFQARANAIWNESGDPVRMVGAVTDIHEARLAAEELRKARLTAESASRAKSDFLASMSHEIRTPMNGIIGMTELTLQTNLTSEQRDYLETARASADGLLSLINDILDFSKIEADRLDLEDAPIELRRLLDQKTKLFRPSAEEKGLELTCEINERVPARIMGDQHRVRQILANLIGNAIKFTHAGRIAVTVDMVAGGRQLQFSVRDTGIGIPPDQQERIFAVFSQADSSTTRRYGGTGLGLAISLRLAEMMGGGLSVKSAHGRGSTFTFTLPLRPAERAAAYEAVQPRSTSVADAGREQSGAVAETECETGRLSVLVAEDNPINQKYVVRLLSRDGHQVHVAENGREALEACDAETFDVVLMDVQMPELDGLEATRKLREKGYDVPIVFLTASAMKGDREQCLEAGGDDYLAKPVRLGELRDAIARNVKNGREVSADEATEQQVEADRLVARFADDPEFLLELGGLFADQCTDNLRLIREAVVTGDLPAVERAAHKIKGSLTVFGFEPASEAALSLELAARAGDVESMKKILPAFERECSSTTELLRQVCHHPAVSDAG; from the coding sequence ATGAGTTCGCAGTTTCGAGACGAACCCGATCCGCCCGGAGCTGCGGAGCACCCGAGAGTCATCCAGTGGTCCAGCGACGATGAGTCGCTGGATCCGACCCAGGTCCTGTCCGAGACCATGGTCGGACCGTCGGGCGACTCGGGGGAAAACCTCGCGGCTCGACTGCATGCACTGCGCCAATGCGGGTTCGCCGATGCTTCTTCGATCGACGTTTTCGATCGCATCGCCCGACTGGCGACGCGACTGCTGAAGACGCCCGTCGCGCTGGTCTCGCTGGTCGATGATCGGCGGCAGTTCTTCGTCGGTGCGATCGGACTGCAGGAACCGTGGAGCTCGCGCCGCGAGACGCCGCTGTCGCATTCGTTCTGCCAGCATGTAGTGAGTGCCGGTCAGCCGCTCGTCGTCAGCCACGCGGGCGAGCACCCGCTCGTCTGCGAAAACCTGGCCGTGAGTGAACTGGGGGTGCAGGCGTATCTGGGAGTTCCCATTCGCACCCCCGGGGACATCGTGATCGGCTCTCTGTGCGCCATCGATTCGCGGCCCCGCCGGTGGCTTCAGCACGAGCTGGAATTGCTGGACGAGCTGGCGATGGCGACGTCGGCCGAAGTCGCCGTCCGCTGGAATCTGACCGAACAGCGGCGGATGACGGCGGCTTTGCGTGCGAGCGAGGCGCAGTTCCGCAACTGCTTCGAACAGTCGCCGATCGGCCTGGCGCTGGTCGGACTGGATGGACGCTGGTTGCGGGTCAACGATGCACTGTGCCGGATTGTCGGCTACGACCGGGACGAACTGCTGGAGATCGATTTCCAGACGATCACGCATCCCGACGATCTCGACAGCGACCTCGATCAGGTCGACGCGGTGATCCGCGGTGAGATCAACGACTACCGCATGGAGAAGCGCTACCTCCACAAGGACGGCCACGAGGTGTGGGTGCGTCTGAGTGTTTCGATGGTCCGGGGAGACGAAGGACAGCCGCTCAACTTCATGGCGCAGATCGAAGACATCTCCGCCCGCAAACAGGCGGACAAAGCGCTGCGGCAGAGTGAGGAACGGTTCCGGCTGGCTGTGGATGGTGCCAACGACGGCGTCTGGGACTGGAACATCACGACGAACGAGTGCTATTTCTCGCCCCGATTCAAGCAGTTGCTCGGTTTTGAAGACGACGAGTTCCCGAATCACGCCAGCTCGTGGGAAGCCCGGCTGCATCCGGACGACCGGGCTCGCGTCTTCGAGGAAGTGCAGCAGCACTTCCGGTCCCGCACCCGCTATCAGGTCGAGTACCGCATGCAGACGCGGGACGGGCACTATCGCTGGTTCCAGGCCCGCGCGAACGCGATCTGGAACGAGAGCGGCGACCCCGTGCGGATGGTGGGCGCGGTCACCGACATCCACGAAGCCCGACTCGCCGCCGAGGAACTCAGAAAAGCACGTCTGACCGCCGAGTCCGCAAGTCGGGCCAAGAGTGACTTTCTGGCGAGCATGAGTCACGAGATCCGGACTCCGATGAATGGCATCATCGGGATGACCGAACTGACACTGCAGACGAATCTGACTTCCGAGCAGCGCGACTATCTGGAAACAGCACGGGCCAGTGCGGACGGCCTGCTGTCGCTGATCAACGACATTCTCGACTTTTCCAAGATCGAGGCAGACCGGCTGGATCTCGAGGACGCTCCGATCGAGCTCCGCCGCCTGCTCGACCAGAAGACCAAACTGTTCCGGCCCAGCGCCGAAGAAAAGGGGCTGGAACTGACCTGCGAGATCAACGAACGCGTACCGGCTCGCATCATGGGAGACCAGCATCGGGTGCGTCAGATCCTCGCCAACCTGATCGGCAACGCCATCAAGTTCACGCATGCCGGGCGAATCGCGGTGACCGTCGACATGGTTGCGGGAGGGCGGCAATTGCAGTTCTCGGTGCGTGATACGGGAATCGGCATCCCGCCGGATCAACAGGAGCGGATTTTCGCGGTCTTCTCGCAGGCAGACAGCTCGACAACTCGGCGGTACGGCGGAACAGGACTGGGGCTGGCGATCTCCCTCCGCCTGGCGGAGATGATGGGAGGCGGCCTGTCCGTCAAGAGTGCTCACGGCCGAGGCAGCACATTTACATTCACGTTGCCGCTCCGTCCGGCGGAACGGGCGGCTGCATACGAGGCTGTTCAGCCCCGGTCGACCTCCGTCGCTGATGCCGGTCGCGAACAATCCGGTGCGGTCGCGGAGACGGAATGCGAGACGGGTCGACTCTCGGTTCTGGTGGCAGAGGACAACCCGATCAACCAGAAGTACGTGGTGCGCCTGCTGTCCCGGGACGGGCATCAGGTTCATGTGGCCGAGAACGGCAGGGAAGCCCTGGAGGCGTGTGACGCCGAAACGTTCGATGTCGTGCTGATGGACGTGCAGATGCCCGAGCTGGACGGTCTGGAAGCGACGCGCAAACTGCGGGAGAAGGGGTACGACGTTCCGATTGTCTTTCTGACCGCCTCCGCCATGAAGGGGGACCGCGAACAGTGTCTCGAAGCCGGCGGCGACGACTACCTCGCCAAGCCGGTCCGGCTCGGCGAGCTGAGAGATGCGATTGCCAGGAACGTGAAGAACGGCCGCGAAGTGAGCGCGGATGAAGCGACAGAGCAGCAGGTCGAGGCGGACCGGCTGGTGGCCCGGTTCGCGGATGACCCCGAGTTCCTGCTGGAGCTGGGGGGGCTGTTTGCCGATCAGTGCACGGATAACCTGCGACTCATTCGCGAAGCGGTGGTTACGGGGGACTTGCCCGCCGTGGAACGAGCCGCTCACAAGATCAAGGGGTCCCTGACGGTATTCGGCTTCGAACCGGCCTCCGAGGCGGCCTTGTCGCTGGAACTGGCGGCCCGAGCCGGCGACGTGGAGAGCATGAAAAAGATTCTTCCCGCGTTCGAACGCGAATGCTCAAGCACGACCGAACTGCTCCGTCAGGTCTGCCACCACCCCGCGGTCAGCGACGCCGGCTGA
- a CDS encoding ankyrin repeat domain-containing protein encodes MRSTLIVAALSLLLLLATTSAARAGDAVLADAAEAADWKQVASLLQSGADINAAQVDGTTVLHWAVWHDRTDMALELIEAGADVTARTRYEVTPLALACQNGNGTLVSRLLDAGVDANSALPGGETALMTASRTGRVEAVEALLEHGADVNATERSGQTALMWAAAEGNVDVARLLLDAGADREAELKSGFTPLFFAVREGKREVVDLLLDRGEDVNERMSPERRGGRFPRNGMSPLLLAVENGHFALASHLLDRGADPNDQRSGFTPLHAISWVRKPNRGDGIDGTPPPIGSGRMTSLQLVRDLVEHGADVNARLKRGRSGRGRLNQTGATPFLLASDTADVPLMELLLELGADPTIPNADNSPPLLAAAGLGTLAPGEEAGTEEESLAAVRLLLDLGAEVNAVDDNGETAMHGAAYASFPKMVQFLAASGADITLWNQKNKYGWTPLLIAEGHRPGNFKPAAATLEAVRSAMRAAGVEPPPPTPRERRVGYD; translated from the coding sequence ATGCGTTCGACTCTGATCGTTGCCGCTCTATCACTGTTGTTGCTGCTCGCAACCACGTCCGCCGCACGGGCCGGCGACGCGGTTCTCGCCGATGCCGCGGAAGCGGCCGACTGGAAGCAGGTCGCGTCCCTGCTGCAGTCCGGGGCCGACATTAACGCGGCTCAGGTGGACGGTACGACGGTCCTTCACTGGGCTGTCTGGCATGACCGAACCGACATGGCACTCGAGCTGATCGAAGCCGGAGCCGACGTCACCGCACGTACACGCTACGAGGTGACGCCGCTGGCCCTCGCCTGTCAGAACGGAAACGGCACGCTCGTCTCGCGGCTCCTCGATGCCGGTGTTGATGCCAACTCGGCCCTGCCGGGAGGCGAAACCGCACTGATGACCGCCTCGCGGACAGGCCGGGTCGAAGCGGTCGAGGCACTGCTCGAGCATGGTGCCGACGTCAACGCGACCGAGCGAAGCGGCCAGACGGCACTGATGTGGGCCGCCGCCGAGGGGAATGTCGACGTCGCCCGGCTGCTGCTGGATGCCGGCGCCGATCGGGAGGCCGAACTGAAGTCCGGTTTCACGCCTCTCTTCTTTGCAGTGCGCGAGGGGAAACGTGAGGTGGTCGATCTGCTGCTCGACCGGGGTGAGGACGTCAACGAGCGAATGAGCCCGGAGCGGCGGGGCGGCCGGTTTCCTCGCAATGGGATGAGCCCGCTGCTGCTCGCCGTCGAGAACGGACACTTCGCACTGGCCTCGCACCTGCTGGACCGGGGAGCCGATCCCAACGATCAGCGCAGCGGCTTCACACCCCTGCACGCCATCTCGTGGGTCCGCAAGCCGAACCGGGGGGACGGCATCGACGGCACGCCACCGCCGATCGGTTCCGGCCGGATGACCAGCCTGCAGCTCGTTCGTGACCTCGTCGAACACGGTGCTGACGTGAACGCCCGCCTCAAGCGGGGTCGCTCCGGTCGGGGCCGACTCAATCAGACCGGCGCAACACCGTTCCTGCTCGCGTCCGATACGGCAGACGTCCCGCTGATGGAACTGCTCCTCGAGCTGGGTGCCGACCCGACCATTCCCAATGCCGACAACTCTCCGCCGCTGCTCGCCGCCGCCGGTCTGGGCACCCTCGCCCCAGGCGAAGAAGCCGGTACCGAGGAAGAATCGCTGGCGGCCGTCCGGCTGCTGCTGGATCTGGGAGCCGAAGTGAACGCGGTCGACGACAACGGCGAAACGGCGATGCATGGAGCCGCCTACGCGAGCTTCCCGAAGATGGTGCAGTTCCTGGCCGCCAGCGGGGCCGACATCACCCTCTGGAACCAGAAGAACAAGTATGGCTGGACGCCGCTGCTGATCGCCGAGGGACATCGCCCCGGCAACTTCAAGCCGGCTGCCGCCACGCTCGAAGCGGTCCGCAGCGCCATGCGTGCCGCCGGCGTCGAACCGCCGCCACCAACGCCGCGTGAGCGGCGGGTGGGATACGACTGA